The Desulfobacterales bacterium genome has a window encoding:
- a CDS encoding HesA/MoeB/ThiF family protein: protein MENGLVSEIRSNAIPKQFRDNTPYISLSVEAVALLAGKYNISGHRVEIEALQAGIVPERYARNLRTFSLQDQAVLLQSRVSVVGLGGLGGGVTEILARIGVGNLNLMDGDTFEDSNLNRQFMSTQEGLATPKVDAAADRVQSVNASVVVEAHIEFLDADNAAGLLAGSDVVVDCLDSLKFRFILEEACKTAGIPLVSAAIAGVAGHVTTIFPEDPGLKLIYGKRDRIPEKGAEASLGTLPQCVTILSALETSEVVKVLLKRGSLLRNRLLVVDLMDNTMEVLKLR, encoded by the coding sequence ATGGAAAACGGCCTTGTCAGTGAAATTCGCTCCAACGCCATCCCCAAACAGTTTCGTGATAATACCCCTTACATCAGCCTGTCCGTTGAAGCGGTGGCCTTGCTGGCCGGTAAATATAACATCAGCGGACACCGGGTTGAAATAGAAGCGCTTCAGGCCGGGATCGTTCCCGAGCGATATGCCCGCAACCTGCGAACATTTTCACTACAGGACCAGGCCGTGCTGCTGCAATCACGGGTCAGTGTGGTCGGTCTGGGGGGACTGGGGGGTGGTGTGACGGAAATTTTAGCCCGCATCGGCGTCGGCAACCTTAACCTGATGGACGGGGATACGTTCGAGGACAGCAATCTAAACCGTCAGTTCATGAGCACGCAAGAGGGGCTCGCAACGCCAAAGGTGGATGCGGCTGCCGACCGGGTTCAGTCCGTTAACGCGTCCGTAGTTGTGGAGGCGCATATTGAATTCCTGGATGCGGACAATGCCGCCGGGCTATTAGCCGGTTCCGATGTGGTGGTGGACTGTCTGGACAGTCTGAAATTTCGCTTTATTCTGGAAGAGGCCTGCAAAACGGCCGGCATTCCGCTGGTATCGGCGGCCATCGCCGGGGTGGCGGGACACGTGACCACCATTTTCCCGGAAGATCCGGGCCTGAAACTGATTTACGGTAAAAGAGACCGTATCCCCGAAAAAGGCGCTGAAGCCAGCCTGGGGACACTGCCCCAGTGTGTCACCATCCTTTCCGCCCTGGAAACATCCGAGGTTGTGAAGGTGCTGCTCAAAAGGGGATCCCTCCTGAGAAACAGGCTGCTGGTTGTCGATCTCATGGATAACACAATGGAAGTGCTGAAGCTGAGGTGA
- a CDS encoding MoaD/ThiS family protein — MKTHIQIKLFADLSAFTPPGADNFPIEAGITVRRLLEDIRVSAKKVRLVFINNVKGDLDSTLRGGERVGIFPPIGGG, encoded by the coding sequence ATGAAAACCCATATCCAGATTAAGTTGTTTGCCGACCTGAGCGCATTTACCCCGCCTGGGGCCGACAATTTTCCGATTGAGGCCGGGATAACCGTCAGGCGGTTGCTTGAAGACATTCGGGTTTCCGCTAAAAAGGTCCGGCTCGTATTCATCAACAACGTCAAGGGCGATTTAGACTCGACCCTCAGGGGAGGCGAGCGCGTCGGCATCTTTCCTCCCATCGGGGGAGGATAA